The following nucleotide sequence is from Dunckerocampus dactyliophorus isolate RoL2022-P2 chromosome 7, RoL_Ddac_1.1, whole genome shotgun sequence.
GCAAACGTTTATAGGTAACGTATGGGATTTTCCAAAGCGCATAAGTGAGCAGTTCACGTGAAGTTGCAGGTGCACATTGCCAGGTTTGCTTGTATATGATTGCACACACTTTGAGGAAAGATGCTGCTGTTGTGCATACGCAGCAAATACcatatttcctgttttttttttgtttgttgtttaaaaaaaaaaaaaaacaacctcaccTGCTCCTCTGAGAACTTTTGACCACATAGCTGGTGggataaaatacacaaaaaaattaattaaagttACACATTAGGGTAACATTGCTGACAAGGAGCTGGAAAAACGTCaatttcaataaaaacaaattaaaacatcACATCACTGCCTGTGATTATTTGGTCTAAAGCGTGAAATAATGAAACAATTCacattaaaacaaatgtaaatagaaataatctgtcttTTTCCAGTTATAAAATCTTTATTAACAGTACAGGCAACGCtttcagtaacattttaacattatcaagaataaagacaaccaACCGCTGTATAATTtaactaaataaaactaaaataaagtgaaaCATTGTCGcgatactgtcacctagtgacaTTTTAATCGTTAATGCTGAAATTGCCTGTGTGCACAGGTATTcagtaatattttaacattccaAAATCTCAAGACAACCAACCACTGTAAAATGTaagtaaataaaactaaaacaaagaaaagcgtTGCAATATTTTCACTTAGTGTGGCATTttagagttattgctgaaatcATCTGTATGTCTGTACATGTAATGTTTTCAGTCACATGATTCACTGTcaagaataaagacaaccaATGGagctaaataaaactaaaataaagtaaaagtgaTACTATCACCTAGTGGCATTGTATGGATATTTCTGAAATTGTCTATGTCTGTACAGGCAATTTTTAAGTAACATTGTAACATTCCTGACTGTCAGCTGTCAATAAAGACAACCAACGACTGTCtaatgtaacaaaataaaactaaaagtaATACTTTATTGTGATACTGTCACCTGGTGGCACTTTAATACTTATTGCTGAAATTGCCTATGTCTGTACAAGTATtcagtaacattttaatattcttaaatctcaagaataaagacaaccaGCCACTGttaaatgcaagtaaataaaaataaagaaagaaaaacgttttttttccacctagTGTGGCATTTTAGTTATTGCTGAAATCATCTGTATGTCTGTACATGGAAGGTTTTCAGTCACATGCTTAACtctcaagaataaagacaaccaACCACTGTATAATGTAActcaataaaactaaaataaagtaaagcaTTGATGCGATACTGTCACCTGGTGACATttagagttattgctgaaatcATCTGTATGTCTGTACATGGAATGTTTTCAGTCACATGCTTAACtctcaagaataaagacaaccaACCACTGTATGATGTAActcaataaaactaaaataaagtaaagcaTTGATGCGATACTGTCACCTGGTGACATttagagttattgctgaaatgtCCTACGTCTCTACAGGTATTCAgtagcattttaacattcttaactgtcaagaGTAAAGACAACCAATGGCTGTATAATGTAActtcaaacaaaaataaaataaaacattattttgataCGAGCACCTTGTGGCATTTTATGGTTACTTCTGAAATTGTCTATGTCTGTACAGGCAATttgtaagtaacattttaatgttccTAACTGTCAACTGTCAATAAAGACAGCCAACGACTGTATGATGGAactaaatacaactaaaataaagtcaaactgcCACACAGCGTTAAACCTAAAGCtaaggtttggtttggtttagttttatttgaacatgaagcttccaatggaatacatctcatgaatcatttcacagttccacgtccaaaaggagtaggaagaagcaaagtttatttaatcccaccccccatccattccacatctagtacagtacatattattcacttcctgctttccatgtcatattattccatataataatcagtgtaatgataaataataataaaaaaacaagcatgacagaacaatcatgcttaaaattttgtgattttaccttttaatttgttgatggCGGTTTGAATAGAAAACAACACATGACAAAGAATttaagaaaacagaaaaaatgatcAACAAAATTATTTGCGAACAATTTGACAATATTTATTACAATACAAACTATGTACCAACAAGACcaccacaacaaaaacacacagacagTACAGAAAAATATTGATCTCATCATGCTGGTATCGAGCTGATACTGACACCATTGGCATCGACACTGTCGATATTTGAATAGATACGCCCACCCGTACTTTTCCTGTTTAACCCAAGTGGTCaagaggggtttttttttccatgcctCTGTCGCCAAAGTGGGTGTTCTTTGTCTTACGAACCTTCAGCTAAAATGACAATTGTGCTGATTTTTGGGAACGAAGGAGGCTGGGGGAGTGTAGCTGGGTGAGGGGGGTTGGTTGTTGGTTGTTCCATGCGGTGGTGCCATGGTGGATTTTTGTGGGGGAGATGACTAGTGGCAGGTTGTGACTGGGGGGTtgccagtttgttttttttttaagcttatGGGATAAGAGGGTTcaggggggtggggtggtgtcCCAGTTCATTCACACATCCAGAACCAGAGCATGTTACACCTCATTGCATTATATTCATCAGCCAGTCAGCCAGTCAAGGAGGTGCCGTGTCCCGTGGCAACGCAAGCTCCGCCCACTTCTCTTTGTAGCCCAACATATGAAAGCCATCTGTGTTTAGGGCCTTAATCTCCATCccctacacacacactgcaacgtCTGATGGCCGATGGGGAACAAAGACGACGCTGGTCAGTCGGCAGTAATGCATTGTGCTGCGCTAACACACAACAGCAACGCATGTCCTGCACTTCTCTAATGAAGCTTTTTTTAATCACCAGCCGCtgatgtcagcaaaaaaaattttaaaaagtgatcATGAAAGAGGCAGACAGCAGCGCTTTATGCTGCTGGCTGTTCCGTTTGAGATTCTCACTTTAAAGATGAGACTAGTAAACACCAGGGAGACCAACGTCTGACGTTCACCCCCCCTCGAGACAGTGCTGTGatcatataaatatttattaacatcattttagaagATCAGACCAGACGTCAGGGAGTTATTGTCTTGTCTGCTTGCATGTTCATGCCTTCatgaggcacacacacacacacacacaccaagcaaTCTGACCCATGCTCAAGCACGCCCTAGGCCCCAATACACTACTCTGTCTTGGCCCCAGTGTGGTTGGAAGGTGATGTTATAGTTGCTCATGCCCTAGCACACAATGCAAACGTGTCAAATAATTAGcggtaatgtaattaatttaaaactgcatttctACCTTTATATCCATTTTAATACAACTTCACAGGTTGTGTGTGAGGCTGATGAGCACTCTCCCCCTCCCAGTTCTTAGTACAGCAATTCACTATAAATGAAGGTGAGTGTGAAGAAATGTGACCATCGGTGTGCTAAGTGAAGGTACAAATGACACAAAcatcacattttgtttttaataaggAAAAAACGTGTACAAAAACTAATTTCTTTCATTGACctcataacaaaataaagtgtcagGCACATTAGTCAATAAAAATCTTAGtgtgttctttaaaaaaaaaaaaaaaaaggaatgttCTTCATTAAGTGATGCAGCTACTTTTTCTACCACATGTATCATTATGTACAGTATCATCATTTAACCCGTGTGACAGCTTGTCTGGATCACATTACAGTAACAACAAAATACAAGTTAAACAATCCATTACAGAGTGAAGTGGCACAGTTGCTCACATTAGTACTTAATATTAGTGCATTATTAACAGCTGCTCACACGATCAATACATGCTACACGAAAGTAGTGCTGTGGTAGCGAGCACCTTCATCAAGAAATCTTTCTGATGGCATTGTGACAAACTTTTGAATCTTGAGCACTTAATGTAACAGGAGAAGTAGTTTGCAGTTATTTGGCATCCAGTGTAAAGGCTTCCAATGGATGTAGTATATTCAGCTCCTTATTAGGCACCCATGGCTGCAACAGTGAAAAGGCTAGTTAGGGGGGACGAATTtgagtgttttcttttttaaaaaatatacaaacactTGAACCATTTGCACCAACAGCGTTACTCTTTGTTCTTTTGTACATGTCATCCTTCATAGAACACTTCAAGCTCTCGACAGGTGCTCACTTCTATGATCAGCAATTTAATCAGCCTCTTAAGAGACTAATTAACTTGTGCCTCATTTTTGTTACTGCGTCACCACAGGAATGTCAATCTCAATGGCAGACGTGCGTGAGCGGGTGGAGTAGCGGTGGCCGACGTAACTGGGTGCATAACTTTGAGAGGGTGCATAACTTTGAGAGGGTGCGTAGCTCTGGGAGGGTGCGTAGCTCTGAGAGGGTGCATAGATCTGAGAGTGTGCGTAGCTGTATGCCTGCCCGCCCCCCGCTTCTGAGCCGTACCCATCAGGAGCAGAAATCTGAGACATGTACACTTGTGGTGGTGCGGGGGCGGCAACACTTTGCACATATCCCTGTGCCGGAACATATGTCTGTGTGTCGATCACCGTGGGAGGGTAGGCCTGAGGTGGCGGGAGGACCTGAGGGCCGTAAACTGGCGATGGGGGGAATCCGTTAGCGGTGAGTGGCTGAGTAGACGTGGAGGTGGACATTGAGGGAAGGGGCAACCAGAAGGGAGAGGGCAACTTTTTGCACATGCAGTACCACATGAACATGAGCAGGGCGGCCAACATCAGCCCCCCAGAGCAGCCGATGGACACGTACACGGCAAAGCCGTCAGAGAAAATGTTGTCATATCTGTTGTTCAGCTCCTTAGTGCGGAACAGGAACCACACGGAGGGCGCGATGGCAATGGCGCCGCCCAGGAAGAGAAACATCCCTGCCACCAGGTGACAGCCCGCGCTGTTCACCAAGAAGCGGATGCTTTTAATGTCCGGTTCAGGCTTGTCTGAGCAGCAGCAGGTTTTACACATGCCGGCCATGCACAGCAGCAAGGCCATCAAGCCGAAGCCTAAACCTGCAGGCAAGCAGAACTGCAGGAGCCTCAGGTCCAGCTGGTCCACTTTGGAGTACCACTGGAAATATGAAGGGAGAGATGTTCTGTTATAGAACAAAGTAAagacacaaatactgtacaatgtTCCTACCcagtaaaggaaaactgcacttgtttgggaattttgcccatcatccacaatcctcatgtaagacatgaacacatatgtcgttctcttttctgtgcgttctaaagatataaaaacaactaaaaagaggcaggtaattaatgcacgtaataagacacacctattccacctagaaagaccgctattaaaacacctccaaaaaaaggttttatggtaTTATATACATGCTATGACTGTgctgtagtaacaggcacatccatgacaacatgtaatacagtattttgccgtattttggtcattttaagcattaccggaacgtcCTTCCCGGGCGCAATGATTTCACATAGAAACATAGAAAGAAACGCTACAGCCAGCATTAACTTTtacaaattcaaaaacaaaaacacagcagcagtggcggcagctcctgTATGTAGCGTCACCGTTcggtagtgtgtgtgtggtgaagctagtcgctagccagctaagatgtcactacgccagtaacttAGTTCTTCGGCAATCCTCCTCCGATATACTCTCCTCAAAGTCCGAGTTCCACGCTTCTAACTCATCAGTAGAGGACTCCTCGTCGTAAGACATCAAGATGAATAAGAGAAAGTACTGTGACCCTTTCCTTTAAGATACAAAATTGTAAGATGCTCCAGATGCGAAAGAGCAGCATTCCACGTTAATAtatctgtattttgaagattttCAATTATTTAAAGAAGTGGTTTTGGGGGATTTGGTATTTCCAAGTAAGCTCTTCAAATATAAGTAATGTATTGTTCATGTACAAATCACCAACTTTCCTAACACCCTGCCCAGATTTTAAAACCTCCATCATCCCCTCCTACTGTAAACTTGATATTTACCCACAAGGGGGCGAATTGAGAGCTTTGAGAAGCACAGGATCTTTAATATGATGCTGAGCCTTATACCAAACAATGGTAGTCTTCAGGAAGggattttttgtctttttttttcagggcCTTTGGTTTGGGGAGGGAGGTAGGGGAGGAACAGTAACCCAAGCTCAAGCTCGACTTCCAAATGAATGTACTAAAAATGCTATCAATTGCTTTAAAGAATGTAGTTGACAAGGGCAAAGGGACCaactgaaataaatatagagaaTTAGGCAATACactcatttttattatatttgtacagCCAATTATTGATACAGGCATGGTCAGCCAACGAGCAATTGTGTATTTTATACCTCCAATTAAGGGATCATAATTTGAAGGGACAATTGTTTGAATTAAAGGTGTAATCTTTACCCCAAGATATGTAAATCTCTCCTTGGCATTGATGAATGGAGTTTTTATAATTGGGTTTGACCTTTCTtccttattaaaaaataatatagagaGAATTGTCCaaacatgtttatgtatttaaCCAAATTTGGAATACTAGTAAAGAAATGTTAGAAAAAGAATGACATCATCCGCATATAGAGATATTTTAAGTTCCTGTCCAAGTAtagcttttatatctttagaacgcacagaaaagagaaagacatggtTATGTCTCACGTAAGAATTGTgaatgggaaaaataaaaaaaaataagttttcctttaagactgAATGCTGTCATTAAAACAAAAAGTGCTTCAACAAAGTATTAATATTAAAGTGTGTAAACATACAGCTGAatttgacaaaatgtttaaaaataatttgttgaTTAGCTTTAGGTAAACCTAACCTAACAGGCATATGCTCATGTTCTGTAGCCACTGTAAAACAGAGAACTTCACCGTCGTACCTCTGAGTCATAGAAGTAGCATCCCGAATAGCCATCCTGCTTGACGCATTTCGCCCACAGCCCATCATAAACGCTGATGTTCTTGGCATTGCGATTGAAGGTGACCAGTCTGGTCACACGCCACTGAGGGATTAGGGCTGCTACAGTCATACCGGCCACAGACACGAAGGCTATGAAGAAGGCAAAGGCGTTGGTGGCGTGGATGTCCCGGCAAGACATGGTGTTTTTGTCGTCGTTGCTGAGAGGAGCTGCCGACcacaaaggagaaaaaaagcaagTACCTAGAGGAGATAGAAGCCAGACAAAATAGTTACTATAATAGCCTCATTTTGGATTGAGTAGATCACCTGATGTAGCGATGGTGAAGTAAGGCACAGGCTGACCTAGCTTTAGCCCACCCCCACTTTGCAGTTCTATTCACTACAGGGTGGTTGACCTAATATGAGCTGTCCCTGAGACAATGCTCTCATTTCATTAGCAAACAGACTCTGTGGTCGAGTCTGCTAAAGGGAAAAAGCACACCAGGACTAGACAAGTGAACAATTGAATACAAATAGATGtcagtttttttcctgtgtaaacTTGCTCTTTATCTTCTACATCTACTACACACAAGGAGTGCTATTCaggtttaatacattttttgtcatatggCCTTTAAATCATATAATGTGGTTAAATTTTTTACTATTACTATGTAAACTTCAATTACCCTCAGGAGTAGTAAAACGGACCTAATCTAGCTCACTGTTTATTATCAAAATGCGGAAGATATCAATGACGTCATATCCTGCCAGTTACTACTGTATTACACACCTGCCTCCAGCTAGCTTAGCCGCCTCGCCAGCTAACTCCTGTGTGAAGTTTACTCAGTAAGCAAGCGGACACATAACCCATAATGTTAGAATTAACTATATTTGAGTGTTATAAAATCCACGGTGTGCCGTAGGAAGCACCCGTTATAAAGGTAGTTTCAGTATAAAATTCAGCTTTGCTACCCCGACTGTAACGGCTAGCGTTAGTAAGCTAAAGCGTTAGCAGTGCACTTCTGCAACCTGTTGAGTCCTCCTCCCTGTGCGGCTAAACACGGTTTAAAATCGGAAAATGAGACACGCAAGACCGACTCCATCGTACCTTATTTTTCCAGCAACTCAATGGTGTTCATAGTGAAAAGTTGTTGCATTTCCGTTTGTCGCTTTTTCTACTCTACAAGAACAGCAAACCAGTGCCGTTAAGGTACAATAGAGAGCAGTCAACAGGATGTAGCATCAGAGAGGTTCAGGGAGGGATTTCCCCACGGTGCTGTCTCGCAGGTTTGCGTACGTGAAAAGACGTGTAAGAGCGCTTCATTAACGGAATAATGTTGAGTTTGGCTAATAAATATTTCGGGTTTTTCCCATCTCTTTTAACATTTCTCTGTGGTGAGGTTGTCGTATCCACTCATCAATTAGGGCAGTGTATTTCAGGGGTTCCCAAAAGGTGGTTCAAGAGCTACTGGTAGCTCGCCAAAGCTTCAAAGAATtaaactgctaaaaaaaaataaagggtacACTTAATCAATCACAATGTAAATCACACATCTGTGAactcaaactgtccacttaggaagcaacacagattgacaatcaatttcacatgttattgtgcaaatggaatagacaataGGGGGACAACAAGATACTcccaataacaataataataaattagatTTTCATTGATAATtttgtgtgtgattttgttgtcagcacattcaaatacaatatgtaaagaacaaagtatttccatccatccatccatccattttctttgccgcttctAGGATATTTCGTTCATtaagatgtgttattttagtgttccttttgtttttttgatcaGTGTACATACAGTGGCAATTTTTCCGTATACATCCCTCAGTGGAAGAATTCTGGACACCCTTGGTGTAAACCAATTTCAAAGTCGCTCTCACAGTTCATACTTTCAAAATCCTGGTCCACTACATACTAAAGTATGATATTTTAATATACAATAAtttttggttattattatttatttgtattttttgcagttTCACATCTGTATTTGGGGTAATTTGTCGAGAAAAagagtgcatttgtgtgtgtgtgtgcgcaaacTTCCAACGTCACTGGTagtcaataaaaacaatttattcAGGGACACAAAGCAACACAGACTTGGGATTAATTGATCTACACCATTCTCCTTTTATCAGGCACATGGTTGACTCCATTAAAAGTTGTTAACATTGATTCAAAGCCAGTAAAGTCCCATAAAAACACTTAATAGCCAGTAAATGTTAACAATCCCTTGCCTTTTCGAGACTGTTCCTCCTTATGGTTCAAGTTACAGTGCAAAGTTTTGGTGCAAGTAAAGCATTGTGGCAATAACTGACCTTTTTGTCCTTCAGGAGGACGATGGCATTCATATGGTATACAAATCTGGAGGAGGACCAGACGGACTTCTTCATGATCTCGCCGGTAAGCTTGAGTATTGCATGGAAGTGGGATCAAGACAGTCGTATTTGATTGAGAGTACTGATAGGACTAACTTCTTTTAGGTGACCTTCCAGAGCCACCTTTTCCCAGCCCTCCATTTCCTGGGTCAAGAGGTGTTCACAGGAGAAAAAAGAGAGAGGTATATATAAGCATTATGGTATTTTTGTGTCCAGTCTCATTAGACAGCTAAAAGGTGAGCAGAGTTTTCTCCCAAACAGCAGCCCTCCACATCCTCCCAGCTCTTCCTTTCCATGAAATATTAACCTCCTGCGTCGTCTTTTCTCACGTACCCGAGCTGCTCTTATGTGTTTTTGGGAAACTAAGCTTTGTGTACCTTTGTGTTTGGATGTATGAgttcaaaaatgtaataaaatgggTTTTCCTTTCCCTTTCAGGCTCCACATATGTCACGAAGTGTTGAAGATGAGACGAAATACATCGAGCTGATGGTGATCAATGACCATTTAATGGTATGTTATTTCAAAAGTATGATCTGATATTTAATTTCTTTCATTTTGGATCCACGTATGTCTTTGCAACAAAAAAGTGTCATAAAGTGTAATGATTTTTTATAGTACAGAGGTAATTATGGTAGCAGAGGAGTAAAAATATACTGTGGGTTTGTGAGTCAACATTTACTTTTTGGTGTGATAACATGATGTAACAATTTACCATAATGTGGTACTCTGCTGctctatacagtggtgtgaaaaagtgtttgccccttcctgatttctttttttttttttttctttttttgcatgtttgtcacacttaaatgtttcagaccatcaaacaaattcaaatattggtcaatgacagcacaactgaacgcaaaatgcagtttttaaatgaaactttgtattattaagcgAGAAAACAAATtccaagcctacatggcccagtgtgaaaaagtcatcccccctgttaaaacataacttaactgagactGAGGtcaatcagtctggaaaaggtgatAAAGTCATTTTCTCAAGCTTTGGGactcattatccacaaatgatgaaaacacaGCCATTGTGACAGTGAGTCAACCAACAGTGGTGAAccatcccaggagtggccggccaaccaaaattacccctaagaagtcacaaaagaccccacaacaacatccaaagaactgcaggcctcacttgctccagttaaggtcagtgttcatgactccaccataagaaagacactgggcaaaaacgacctgcatgcgTAACGGAtaccagcctgtgaggctgtgcaaatGTATGTTGgtgaacctcactccctctgccttgagagctgcgttGAATACGCGGtggacagtctgggcttttggccgtgtggtcagcactctcgtctcccattgggaaggtcctgtgttcaagccccggagcgggcagtgtgaagcagggcgggttacacaaaaaacactgctgaacaaaaagaacattaaggttcATTTCAATTTTGCCAGGATCTTGATGAAccctttgggaaaatagtctgtgatctgatgagacaaaagttgaatttttggaaggtgtgtgttccattacatctgATGTAAAAGTagcgccgcatttcagaaaaagaacatcataccaacagtaaaatatggtggtggtagtgtgatggtcttgggctgttttgctgcttcaggacctggaagacttgcagtgataaatggaaccatgaattctgctgtctaccaaaaaatcctgaaggagaatgtccgaccatctgttggtgacctaaagctgaaaccaacttgggttctgcagcaggacaatgatccaaaacacaccagcaagtccacctctgaatggctgaagaaaaaccaaatgaagactttggagtggcctagtcaaagtcctgacctgaatcctattgagatgctgtggcatgaccttaaaaaggcgcttcatgctggaaaaccctccaatgtggctgaatgacaacaattctgcaaagatgagtgggccaaaattcctccacagcgctgtaagagactcattgcaagttatcacaaacgcttgattgcagttgttgctgctaagtgtggcccaaccactcattaggtttagggggcaatcactttttcacacagggccatgtaggtttggattttttttctcccttaaaaataaaaggtttcatttaaaaactgcattttgtgttcagttgtgttgtctttgactaatatttacatttgttagatgatctgaaacaattaagtgtgacaaacatgcaaaaaataagaaatcaggaaggggcaaatactttttcacaccactgtatgtttagTTCTTGCTTTTTATGgacattaaaatgtcaaaacacaGGCAACTAGAGCTAATGTAATAATCAGCATgtaaatattttgtcattaatataatattttccACTTAAGTGTCTCTTTTTCCCCTTCTGTGTTTCACTCCAGTACAAGAAGCATCGACTCTGTGTCGGCCACACCAATAACTATGCTAAGTCAGTGGTC
It contains:
- the cldn12 gene encoding claudin-12, translated to MSCRDIHATNAFAFFIAFVSVAGMTVAALIPQWRVTRLVTFNRNAKNISVYDGLWAKCVKQDGYSGCYFYDSEWYSKVDQLDLRLLQFCLPAGLGFGLMALLLCMAGMCKTCCCSDKPEPDIKSIRFLVNSAGCHLVAGMFLFLGGAIAIAPSVWFLFRTKELNNRYDNIFSDGFAVYVSIGCSGGLMLAALLMFMWYCMCKKLPSPFWLPLPSMSTSTSTQPLTANGFPPSPVYGPQVLPPPQAYPPTVIDTQTYVPAQGYVQSVAAPAPPQVYMSQISAPDGYGSEAGGGQAYSYAHSQIYAPSQSYAPSQSYAPSQSYAPSQSYAPSYVGHRYSTRSRTSAIEIDIPVVTQ